The Gillisia sp. Hel_I_86 genome has a segment encoding these proteins:
- a CDS encoding substrate-binding domain-containing protein, which translates to MRTLRVGGVPEHFNLPWHLAIEDGDFEYDHLHIEWHSYPGGTGAMNAALRSNEIDVAIILSEGIIKDIIAGNPSKIVQTYVHSPLIWGIHVDANSPYHSVEDLRNTKAAISRMGSGSHLMAYINAEKHHWDTKSLDFEIVGDIDGAVKALSDDTAQYFMWERFTTKPLVDKGIFRRVGECPTPWPCFVIAVREEVLEYQRDSVREMLKVINTKTISFKEIPEIESLLAKRYDQKLEDIKEWLEITSWSESQLTLEEIENIQTHLLSLNLISEKHPVSNLIYNL; encoded by the coding sequence ATGAGAACACTTAGAGTTGGTGGAGTTCCAGAACATTTTAACCTTCCTTGGCATCTTGCTATAGAAGATGGCGATTTTGAATATGATCATTTACATATTGAATGGCATTCTTATCCTGGAGGAACAGGTGCCATGAACGCTGCTTTAAGAAGTAACGAAATAGATGTTGCCATTATACTATCTGAAGGCATTATTAAAGACATAATTGCCGGGAATCCATCCAAAATAGTGCAAACATACGTTCATTCTCCTTTAATATGGGGAATACATGTTGATGCTAATTCTCCTTATCATTCCGTTGAAGACCTTAGGAATACAAAAGCTGCCATTTCCAGGATGGGTTCTGGGTCTCATTTAATGGCCTATATAAATGCTGAAAAACATCACTGGGATACCAAGTCTTTAGATTTTGAAATTGTGGGAGATATAGATGGTGCCGTAAAAGCACTTTCCGATGATACTGCTCAATACTTCATGTGGGAGCGTTTTACCACAAAACCTTTGGTAGATAAAGGGATTTTTAGAAGAGTTGGGGAGTGCCCTACTCCTTGGCCATGTTTTGTAATTGCGGTTCGAGAAGAAGTTTTGGAATATCAACGGGACTCGGTTCGGGAGATGCTGAAAGTGATAAATACCAAAACCATCAGTTTTAAAGAAATCCCGGAAATTGAATCCCTGCTTGCAAAAAGATACGATCAAAAACTCGAAGATATTAAGGAATGGTTGGAAATCACTTCTTGGAGTGAATCCCAGCTGACTTTAGAAGAAATTGAAAATATTCAAACACATTTATTAAGTTTGAATTTAATTTCAGAAAAACATCCTGTTTCCAATTTAATTTATAATTTGTAG
- the ppk1 gene encoding polyphosphate kinase 1: MLISKESRLRHRDLNWLSFNERVLQEAEDKINPLYERLKFLAIFSSNLDEYFRVRVSQLRQIKKVEKSIRKKLALRPNKFTKEILEEVELQQHRFGEVFHDQIIPELAKNGVFLIEAKDFNKDQNATAKVYYKNKVAEFLRPEIIDLSHESDLFLTNNVLYFAVTFADENKLGIVNIPTKDCGRFVQFNNNTITFLDDIIRNIIPELFPEESISGVFEIKMSRDAELYIEDEFDGVLAEKIYESLAQRTDGQPTRLLYDAEMPKEIQKKLRKLLHLGKIDMMPGGQYHNFSDFFSFPDPSHNTQLHYKELPPLKHKVLGNTEDYFEAIAKKDQSLHFPFMSFAYVEKFLEQAASDPDTEKIKISLYRVADESALTSSLLKAIENGIKVTIFVEAKARFDEANNIVWGRKFEEKGANVIYSYPKIKVHSKIMLVKRRENGKSKRYAYIGTGNFNSKTSKIYCDHAIFTADKRVTKELDRVFKVLDGKLIIPREKHLLISPFSTRRNFTKLVLNEIKFAKEGKKASIIAKMNSLEDEEMIELLYKASNAGVKIRLLIRGFTSLIPGIKGMSENIYITSIIDRFLEHGRIYLFENGGEEQIFFGSADWMGRNLDRRIEVITPIFDEDIAREFKEILHIQLWDNVKARVQDEAESNRYVEKGENEKAIRSQYEIYEYLKEKHS, from the coding sequence ATGCTCATATCTAAAGAATCTCGTTTAAGACATCGCGACCTTAATTGGTTAAGTTTTAATGAACGGGTGTTACAAGAGGCAGAAGATAAAATTAATCCGCTTTATGAGCGGCTAAAATTTTTGGCAATCTTTTCTTCCAATTTAGATGAATATTTTAGGGTTCGCGTGTCCCAATTGCGGCAGATAAAGAAAGTAGAAAAGAGCATTCGTAAGAAACTTGCTTTACGCCCCAATAAATTTACAAAAGAAATTCTGGAAGAAGTAGAGCTTCAGCAACACAGGTTTGGAGAGGTCTTTCATGATCAAATTATTCCTGAACTTGCAAAAAATGGGGTTTTCCTTATTGAGGCAAAGGATTTTAATAAAGACCAAAATGCTACCGCCAAGGTTTATTATAAAAATAAAGTAGCAGAATTTCTTAGGCCTGAAATTATAGATCTTTCTCACGAATCTGATCTATTTCTCACCAATAACGTACTCTATTTTGCGGTGACTTTTGCCGATGAGAATAAGCTTGGAATTGTTAATATTCCCACTAAAGACTGTGGAAGATTTGTTCAGTTCAATAACAATACGATCACATTTTTGGATGACATTATAAGGAATATAATTCCAGAGTTGTTCCCAGAAGAATCTATTTCCGGGGTTTTTGAAATTAAAATGTCCAGAGATGCCGAGTTATACATTGAAGATGAATTTGATGGGGTTTTAGCTGAAAAAATTTACGAATCTTTGGCTCAACGAACCGATGGACAACCAACACGGTTGTTGTATGATGCAGAGATGCCTAAGGAAATTCAGAAAAAACTGCGCAAGCTTTTACATCTTGGCAAAATAGATATGATGCCGGGTGGCCAATATCATAATTTTAGCGATTTCTTTTCTTTTCCCGATCCATCCCATAATACTCAACTACACTATAAGGAGCTTCCACCCCTTAAACATAAGGTGCTAGGAAATACCGAAGATTATTTTGAGGCTATTGCCAAAAAAGATCAGTCCTTACATTTTCCTTTTATGTCGTTTGCTTATGTGGAGAAATTTTTGGAGCAGGCGGCTTCAGATCCGGATACAGAAAAAATCAAGATCTCCTTGTACAGGGTTGCCGATGAATCTGCACTTACTTCCAGCCTTTTGAAGGCTATTGAAAATGGTATAAAAGTAACCATTTTTGTGGAAGCCAAAGCAAGGTTCGATGAAGCCAATAACATCGTGTGGGGAAGGAAGTTTGAAGAAAAAGGAGCCAATGTAATTTATAGTTATCCTAAGATAAAAGTACACTCCAAGATCATGTTGGTGAAACGGCGTGAAAATGGAAAATCAAAAAGATATGCTTACATAGGAACCGGTAATTTTAATAGTAAGACTTCAAAAATCTACTGTGATCATGCAATCTTTACGGCAGATAAAAGAGTTACCAAAGAATTGGATCGGGTTTTTAAAGTTTTAGATGGAAAATTGATAATTCCCAGGGAAAAACACTTACTTATCTCTCCATTTTCTACCCGTAGAAATTTCACCAAACTCGTTTTAAACGAAATCAAGTTCGCTAAAGAAGGAAAAAAGGCTTCTATTATAGCTAAAATGAATAGCTTGGAAGACGAAGAAATGATCGAACTTTTATATAAGGCAAGCAATGCCGGGGTAAAAATTAGATTGCTTATTCGTGGATTTACCAGTCTTATTCCCGGAATTAAAGGGATGAGTGAAAATATTTATATCACCAGTATCATAGATAGATTCCTAGAGCATGGGAGAATATATCTTTTTGAAAATGGTGGAGAAGAACAAATTTTCTTTGGAAGTGCAGATTGGATGGGCAGAAACCTAGATAGGAGGATCGAGGTAATAACCCCCATTTTTGATGAAGATATAGCTCGGGAATTTAAAGAAATCTTACATATACAGTTATGGGATAACGTAAAGGCTAGGGTTCAGGATGAAGCGGAATCCAATAGATATGTTGAAAAAGGAGAGAATGAAAAAGCGATCCGTTCTCAATATGAGATTTATGAGTACTTAAAAGAAAAACATAGCTAA
- a CDS encoding nucleoside phosphorylase has translation MALKPSEFILNKDGSIYHLNLLPEQLASTIITVGDPDRVNHVTKHFDTIEHRVHKREFHTQTGTYKGKRMSVISTGIGTDNIDIVLNELDALVNIDFKTRKVKEKLTSLDIIRIGTSGSVQSDLPIDSFLVSETAVGFDSLLHFYKSENIQDKVFSEALKDHLEFSKDNGTPYVVNASSALLSHFNDSSYFKGTTVTNCGFYGPQGRVLRLPLSNPSLNDRMASFEYSGKRITNFEMETAGIYGLSQLLGHRALSLNAIIANRGTGEFSKNTTKTVEKLIANALDRIAGI, from the coding sequence ATGGCTTTAAAACCTTCAGAGTTTATCTTAAATAAAGATGGCAGTATATACCACTTAAACCTATTACCAGAACAATTAGCTTCAACTATTATAACAGTGGGTGATCCAGATAGGGTAAACCATGTAACGAAGCATTTCGACACCATAGAACATAGGGTTCATAAAAGAGAGTTTCATACGCAAACCGGAACTTATAAAGGGAAACGCATGAGTGTAATCTCTACTGGTATTGGAACCGATAATATAGATATCGTTTTAAACGAATTGGACGCCTTGGTGAACATTGATTTTAAAACCCGAAAAGTTAAAGAAAAGCTTACCTCTTTGGATATTATTAGAATTGGAACCTCTGGAAGTGTCCAGTCAGATCTTCCCATCGATTCTTTTTTGGTTTCTGAAACCGCAGTTGGTTTCGACTCATTGTTGCATTTTTATAAAAGTGAAAACATTCAGGATAAAGTATTTTCTGAAGCCTTAAAAGATCATTTAGAGTTTTCAAAAGATAATGGAACTCCCTATGTCGTAAATGCATCTTCAGCTTTACTGTCCCATTTTAATGATTCCAGCTATTTTAAAGGAACCACAGTAACAAATTGCGGGTTTTACGGTCCACAGGGGAGAGTTCTTAGGTTGCCGCTAAGCAATCCTAGCTTAAATGACAGAATGGCCAGCTTTGAATATTCTGGTAAAAGAATCACCAATTTCGAAATGGAAACAGCGGGGATCTACGGCCTATCACAACTCCTTGGGCATAGAGCTTTATCCTTGAACGCGATTATAGCCAATAGGGGAACAGGGGAATTCAGCAAAAACACCACAAAAACGGTAGAAAAACTCATCGCAAATGCACTGGATAGGATAGCTGGGATTTAG
- a CDS encoding DUF1835 domain-containing protein, with protein MPRQLHIANGNILAQNILDLGIQGDIVVWREMLCEGPTTYELGTPEFIKMRTAFLKKGYQINPEDYKEKFLDELHKLDRIKNVDEIILWFEFDLFSHINMIAAISRLIENKIDLPVYLVCSKKLKGEKEFQPLSQLSLKHLKNHFDQKIPLNEDDLEMANVIWQYYNEENPLKLKALIKQKSNFEYLSSCVRTHIERFPNSKTGLNTIEANILRLIKENNITSLNQLLGYSIQYQGYFGYGERQIQRLLDKLKPFYSLKNNKIVLTAKGEEAHTAARNFYQDLKNKDSFGGVKMYDFLYDSESHNILKL; from the coding sequence ATGCCTAGACAATTACATATTGCCAATGGAAATATCCTTGCACAAAACATCTTGGATTTGGGCATCCAAGGAGATATTGTAGTTTGGCGCGAAATGCTTTGTGAAGGACCTACCACCTATGAATTGGGAACACCAGAATTTATTAAAATGCGTACCGCCTTTTTAAAGAAAGGCTATCAAATTAATCCCGAAGATTACAAAGAGAAATTTCTTGATGAACTACATAAATTAGACAGGATAAAAAATGTAGATGAAATTATACTATGGTTCGAATTCGATCTTTTTTCCCATATCAATATGATAGCTGCCATTAGCCGATTAATAGAAAACAAGATCGATCTGCCGGTATATCTGGTGTGCAGCAAAAAACTAAAAGGAGAGAAAGAATTTCAGCCTTTATCTCAATTGTCCTTAAAACATTTAAAAAACCATTTTGACCAAAAGATACCTCTAAATGAAGATGATCTAGAAATGGCCAATGTAATATGGCAATATTACAATGAAGAAAATCCCTTGAAATTAAAAGCTTTGATCAAGCAGAAATCCAATTTCGAATATCTATCCAGCTGCGTTAGAACGCACATAGAGCGATTCCCGAATTCCAAAACCGGATTAAATACTATTGAAGCAAATATCCTACGATTAATAAAAGAGAACAACATCACGAGCTTAAACCAATTGCTTGGGTATTCTATTCAATATCAAGGGTATTTTGGGTATGGAGAAAGGCAAATTCAAAGATTATTGGACAAATTAAAACCATTTTACAGCCTTAAAAACAACAAGATTGTTTTAACTGCAAAAGGCGAAGAAGCTCACACGGCTGCTCGCAATTTTTATCAGGACCTAAAAAACAAGGATTCATTTGGCGGGGTTAAAATGTATGATTTTTTATACGATTCCGAATCACATAATATTTTAAAATTATAG
- a CDS encoding translation initiation factor, with the protein MSKKKLGLEDLGGFVFSTDNDFDIGANNSDDTETPAPKDQYLEAHYSNKGRGGKIVTVIKGFEGNDEDLNSLGKTLKKKCGVGGSVKDGEIIIQGDVRNKVMEFLKQEGYKVKRVGG; encoded by the coding sequence ATGTCCAAAAAAAAGTTAGGTCTTGAAGATCTGGGCGGATTTGTGTTTTCTACAGATAACGATTTTGATATAGGTGCCAACAATTCAGATGATACCGAAACCCCAGCACCAAAAGATCAATATTTAGAAGCTCATTACAGCAATAAAGGTCGCGGTGGTAAAATCGTGACGGTTATCAAAGGTTTTGAAGGGAATGATGAAGACCTTAACTCCCTTGGGAAAACATTAAAAAAGAAGTGTGGGGTTGGTGGATCTGTAAAAGATGGCGAGATCATTATTCAGGGAGATGTTAGAAACAAGGTCATGGAGTTTTTAAAACAAGAGGGTTATAAAGTGAAACGAGTTGGTGGATGA
- a CDS encoding isopenicillin N synthase family dioxygenase: MSNIPSVDLADFLSGDPKRKQKFVDEIGKAYEEIGFVSLKNHFLSDELVEELYKEVKSFFDLPEETKRSYEIEGLGGQRGYISFGKEHAKGKKEGDLKEFWHFGQEPTAGANLKEEYPPNVIVEELKDFNHTGMEAYRMLEKTGIYVLRALALYIGLDEHFFDHWASNGNSILRPIHYPPITEEPKGAERAGAHGDINLITLLMGASTGGLQVLRKDGEWIDAIPQEDELVINVGDMLERLTNNKLRSTIHKVVNPPKEQWSNPRYSIPFFMHPRGEMPLNCLEECIDENNPKQHEDITAGEFLHQRLVEIGLIKK, from the coding sequence ATGAGCAATATCCCAAGTGTAGACTTAGCAGATTTCCTTTCTGGAGATCCAAAACGCAAGCAAAAATTTGTAGATGAAATAGGTAAAGCCTATGAAGAGATTGGATTCGTTTCCCTAAAAAATCACTTTTTAAGTGATGAGCTGGTAGAGGAATTATATAAAGAAGTAAAATCGTTCTTTGATCTTCCAGAAGAGACCAAGAGAAGTTATGAAATTGAAGGTTTAGGCGGACAAAGAGGGTATATCTCTTTTGGGAAAGAACATGCAAAAGGTAAAAAAGAAGGAGATTTAAAGGAATTTTGGCATTTTGGACAAGAGCCAACAGCCGGTGCGAATTTAAAAGAAGAGTATCCTCCAAATGTAATCGTAGAGGAATTAAAGGATTTTAATCATACCGGGATGGAGGCATATAGAATGCTGGAAAAAACCGGAATCTATGTATTACGTGCACTAGCTTTATATATTGGCTTGGATGAGCACTTTTTTGACCATTGGGCCAGTAACGGAAACAGTATTTTAAGACCTATCCACTACCCTCCCATCACAGAAGAACCAAAAGGAGCAGAACGTGCCGGGGCACATGGGGACATAAATTTGATCACTCTTTTAATGGGAGCTTCGACCGGCGGTCTTCAAGTACTTAGAAAAGATGGGGAATGGATAGATGCTATTCCACAAGAGGATGAATTGGTAATAAATGTAGGTGATATGCTGGAAAGGCTTACGAACAATAAATTGCGGTCTACAATTCATAAAGTGGTAAACCCACCGAAGGAACAATGGAGCAATCCTAGATATTCCATTCCATTTTTCATGCATCCAAGAGGGGAAATGCCTTTAAATTGTTTGGAGGAATGCATAGATGAAAACAATCCTAAGCAGCATGAAGATATTACCGCTGGCGAATTTCTACATCAGCGTCTTGTTGAGATAGGCTTGATTAAAAAGTAA